The DNA sequence ACACAACAGAGTCCAGTGTTTTGCTCTCACAATTTGTGTGTATAGTGTCTGACATTGGAACCGTGTGGGGAGTGTTGCACACACAAATTCCAGTGCCATGCACACGAATGGCAAAATTGGAGACCCACACCACAAACTATGAATTAAATAGACAAGTTTCCAATAAGCAATTAACTGAGTGTAGTGAGTTCAAGATAGTACGTACCCTTCCTGGGAATCAAAGACCACGAGAAGTGGAGGAAATTCGCCTCTTTTTTGCATGGTTCTGCATAGCTGTATACTTTCCTTATCCTCTTTTTGCAGAACCTTGAAACTCAAGGAGAGCAAAATTAGAACAACAAAACACCAAATGGTTATAATAGAATTTCATCTGAAAAGATTTTCTAACCTGTATACCGCCTACCTCCAATCTTGCCAGATTGGAAGATCTAGGAGCCATATTAGGCATATAAGTAAGTTCATTACTGAACTCTGTTTTGGATGTAGTCAAGGCAGTGGCTAGAGACTCCAGTTGTTTGAGTCTTCTGGCTCCATCTTTAGATGGAACAAATGGCAATATCATCCTCTTCTTCTTGTGCATCACAAGAGAACGCTTCCTTCTCCTTCTAGCACCTAAAAAATGAAGTAAATTACTTGATTTAGTACCATAACAAGCACATCCATTTTTGTACTTAATCTATCTATTTGTTCTCGATACCATTTTTGTACAACCATAAATGATGTAGAAAAGAAAACTACATGATTTGTTTCGTCCACAAGTTACCATTACTACTTAAAATTCATGCAAAACTAACACACACTGAATGTTAGATCCTGACCAATTTCCAGTCGAGATGTGGATCTGGCTAAACTAGCAATGATGGCAGGGAAATGAGCCTGATCACAATCCCTATGAGGCTCTAATCATAACAACTCAATTCTTCCTTAATCCCCTAATGCTTAGACGACCTTTGGTTATATGGCCTAATGGCCATCACCTGGCAGAGGCACAAACTCCGCAACTTCACTGACAAGATGCTAACTTACTAACAAACCCCCAGCAACTCATAACCTGATCTGCCTTAGCAGCTAGTGGACCTTAACCCCTTCTTGTTCCTGGTGTGTTGCTTGCCAATGAAAGTGtctgcaacacttgcatcctccTTGCTCGTTTTGAGCTGGAATTTGGGATAAGTTGACTTGAACTGGCTCCCATGTGGAATCGGTAGGTGGAACGACAATAGAATGTAGCTTGACTTCTATTTCTAACATTTGTAGCACAGCAGCTTTGCTCTTCTGACTTTATTTTGCAAGACAACTAGAATGTAGCTTATGATTGACATGTTAAACATTATACTATCTGATGTTAcagttttaatatattattatttGTACCAATACTACTGAGTGCAACATTTACCATGAGGGCCATTTTGCAGGCCCCTGTCCTCGATGATgacatcgccgccgccgctgccctaCGTCGCCCGCAGGGTACGGCTGTGGTGGGATCGAAGCGGATGAATCTGCCAAGGCAGCGTGCCGACTTGGGCACCTGATGgagggcggcagcggcagccgcCGAGTCGTTGCCAGGCCTCTGCCCACCATAGGGTGCTAGTGGCTGCCCCACAATGCACATCGCCGACGAACGGTGCGAAGAAGACGTGAGCACTTGGTGGAGGGCACAAATCGGCGAGTATAGGCGGGCGGGTAGGTTTGacatggggggggggggtcttTAAGAGTGGCCTCTGCTGCATCGTGGTACTGGCCCGACGCCCGTTGGCGGCCGTACGAACGAGTGGCGGAGTGAGGCCGCGGAGAGGAAAGCGTTCGGAGTTGTAGCGTAGATCGTGAGGGGATGGGAAATGGTATTGGAAGGGAGTTGCCACGCACGGTGAAGTTACCGCGCGCAGGGAGCGAGGACGCGTGGCAGTTAGCGGTGTCGCGACGATGCGGGTTCGTCCGGACGGGTAATGAATTTTTTTGGATGAACTTTTTTTTGCCAGAGGCGTTGGTTTCTCTAGGGGAACATGCGTGTCAGGATGTTATAGGAAACGCTCTGGGCCCACAGTTAACACTTAAATTGCATGCTTTAGATGTACATCCACGGGAGAAGATCTAAGGTGGGTAAGATGTTTTTGGGTGATAGGTATTTTTCAATTCCTTCACTTCTCTATGTATAGATTAGTCTATGCTTCATATTTCTGCAACTACCCCTTTTGCCCCACGTTTATGGATGTGTGTCCGTGTTCTGGTTGGGAATGTGATGTGTGTTGCAGGCCAATCGTTACCCACTACTAGAGAACAGACTTTTGATCCTTACTTTTAGTCCCGCTCTAAATTGAGCCCAGGAGTAATAGAGATTTAGTTCCAGTTGGAACCACCGATTAGGACTAGAATCTCCTGTCCAACGAATAGTGCAACAGACTTTTGTAGCAGGGACCTTTAGtctcggttggtaacaccaactggGACTTTaaaccaccctttagtcccagttggtgttaccaacccggAGGTCCtctaacttttagtcccggttggtaacatcaACTGGGACTAAATGGTGACCTTTTAATCCCAGTTGAATTCCGTATTAAAAGCCTCTGAcctgggactaaaggtcccccaCGAGTGAATTCAAAGGGAGAGCATCCAAGACATTGTCACATGTGGTGTGCAGTTGAGTTGGTAACGAAGATACACGCGAGACAAGAGGTATTGGGTTTGAACCTCAGACACGCAATACAGGGAGGTCTGCAGGGTTTAAATTATTTTGAGTTCCCAAGATGGGTTTTAATCCCGGTTGCATGACAGGGGATTAAAAGCCTGGACTTTTAGTCTCGGTTTTCCCAATTCCTGGATTTCCAATCCCGATTGAAAAAACTGGGACTAAAGGTGTTTCTACACCGGGATTGAAACCCATCTGTCTACTGGTGGCCGTTGCTTGGCCCTATGGTCTATATGATGTTGCTGCCTTTTCCCCTAGCTAGCATATGTGATAAATTGGATTTTATTGGCATCAATAACTATGGGCAGATAACTTAAATACTAGCTGTTTAGATAAAGGGTCTAAACATGTAAACTGTAGGAGTTGATTACTTCATTTTCAGGCAGGAGGTGATATCAAGCCCTGGTCTAGAGCTTGTAGACTGATTAGTCCGTCAATCTGGTCATGATATGTTTATCCTGATGGGCTAAATCATATCCTGATTCAGTTTAATGAATCGTACAGGTGTTAAAGATACCTTTTATGATTATTGAAATCAAGTTCCTGACGGAGCACCTGTTAGCCATTTATGCTGCAATCATTAATTCATTATGGTCTGTGGTTAAATTAATTTGGAATGAAACATTTCTTACTATCTGATCATGTATATGTAAATTCCAGCACTTATAGGCATATTGTCTTGAAGGGTGTGAGTGTGCTTGGCTATCTATTTTAGACACGTCAGATAACTGGAAATAGGCAGGTGGCTATACGGTCCCAAGTTTGCTAACAACCTAGCATGGAAACCCATCTTTTATTGTCAAAGGCCATCTCTGATTTCAGAAAAATATACAATGCCATGTGTGTATTCATTGGCCACAAAGTATAAAACAAATTTATAATGTTTGTCCGGTTTTTTTATACGTCTCTTGTTTGGCATCAAATTGTCTTGACTTGTGATAACTTATTTTTCACTCCTTTTATTTTACATATGGTATCTCTATAGCCTTAACAAAAAATGCACTTGAACTGCAGGTTGGTACTGCTGAGAAAATTACTGTACAAGCTGGGTGTTTGCAGGGAGCTGCAAAACGCAGCATTTCAGATGAAAAAAAGTATATAATTTTTCAGGGCGGTAGATAAACATGGTCAGATGTATGCAGGTATATGTGATTCTTTCCAAAACATTCTGAATTTCTGTTATAGTATTAAATCGACATTATTCATGGGGGCTTGTTTCACTTAAAACAATTTGATAAGTAGGATAACTAAGAACTATTAACTGATTTAAAATATGCCAATGGCTACTGCCTTCTCTTTAGGCTTCTTAGAGTCGAGGGTGATGCTCCATATTAGTTTTTGTTCAGTTGGGTTACATAATCACCAAATTgcatatagaaaaaatatataaaatagaGAGTTTAGTTCATATAAACCGTGGTTGCTATCTCTGCCTAAACTTCATGAGCCCTCTTATTCTTTAGTGGTCTAGATCATATTCAGAGATCATTCTTATTGTGGGAATGACAGTTTGGTCACTGTGAAATGGAAGGCTTATACTTTGGATAATGAACTCACCATGATAATCATTATAGGTGGAGAACAAGTCACCAATATTTAAGCCTTGAGCTTGGACACTATCTTGATGAGTTCATTATCCAAAATATATAAACAGTTCTGTTATTCATATGTAGTTCTTTCTTTGTAACTCTTTGTTAAACTTCACCACTTGGGGTTTGCACCTTGCAGGTGTTAAGCCACTGTGAGACACCCTTCCACCCTTTTCTACAGTTTGGTGTTTAATTTGGTGAAGGTATGTCAATAATGTAACATCAGCTGTGCTGTTCCATGTAATATTCTGAGGTGTACGTATTTGGCGATATCAGTAGAACAAAattaatgaaaattataggctcccTTTATGTGTTTGTAATTGACACAATTTATTTTCTCCTGCTTCCTCTACCCCTAGCTATATATAACTTTGTCAAGTTTCTTTCTTACATCAATTGATCGTGATGTTTCCATTATATATGATGCAAATGATTTCTCTATATCTTACACATGCTAGCTATTATATAAATGCAGTCATTATTGTTATTTATCAATTGTTTTTTATGGCAGTTGCTTGTTTTAAGTGGCATTCTACAATGTTCTTGGGTGTGGTATCATAATGTCACACTATACATGGCACACTGTAACAGAAATTTGGTCACAACCAAATGCACTCTCTCCTTCCAGGTCAtgagtgctccatgcatgttcCTTGGAATTATGAGTTGCGATCTACTAGGGAGGTGATTTGGGTTGGGTTGGATTAAGCTGCGAACAAAACACTGCAAAAAAGTAATTACTTACATTTTTTAACACTTTTTATTGATTCAAGAATAAAACTTATGTATTCTAATGGCTGACATACCAAAGAGAATTGTAAAAGCAAGAATGATTGGATATTTTCTGCAGTATCTTAAAGTGGAGTCAAAATGTATTTAAATCTGATTAATTCCATATCTGTTGCTGTAACAATTGGCGCAATCACATTGCAACCGATGTATATCCGATCCCATTATATTGCAACACAAGGGCatgcatgtttactagtaagtCATAGTCCATACAACCATAAATGACCTAGAAAGTGCAATGCATGATTTGTTTGAACTGCATGCtacttaaaaagcatgtgtaactAACCCAGATTAAATGTTTGTCCCATAATGCTTTCATGCCTATTTCCAGTCATGGTGCAAGCAAGTATGTCACATTTTAACGTAAACGGTATTCTCTGTTGCCTAGAGTTCCCAGTTCACAGGGGCATATTTGGAGGCAATGCTGAAACTTTCAGCAAGCTATGCACTCAATACAAGTGCACAATCAAACATACAAGACCCAAAAGAAGTGACTGGCATACTAGCAGGAATATTCACTAATCACCATATATTGCTAGCTGTTAGCAGGTGCATCGAACCTGTAGAGATTATTACAATATGACACTGCCCATAAAAGAAGAATAAATAGAACACAACTCACTGGAGCCTTATATACTAATACAATACATTCAAGGGTGGAAACTATCGTTATGGGTTTTCTTATTTGCCGGTGTGAACCCTTCTTTTGAATAACAACAATTGGTAATAAGACCaacaaaatccaaatgctaattCGAGGAAAGCCCATCCCTACTTCAAAATGCTGTGGTTCCTCGAAATCCTCTACTAGTCATTGGTTTCAAAGCAAAGGCATCCAGTATAGGGGGTCGTGGGCAGGTTAATTAGTGTTTCATTTTCTAACATTCTTATAAATAGGAGACACATATACAACTATTTCCTCTCacaaaaggggtagagatctctaGAATAAAAACAATAATAATCGGAAGATTCATCTTGATAGCAGGGACAATGATGATTCCTCTTGTCTCCTATATATAACTGAATTAGGGTACTACTATACAAGACATTATCAATTTCTATCATTAGGATCTCTTGGTGGCAAAGCTGTATTTCACCAAGCCTCCTTTACTACTGGTAAGGTCAGAACTATTGGGGTTAGGTTAGACGAAATGGTTTGTGGGATACGCATTCTCATACCCATTGTAATTGCAATATAGCTTATCACCACACACTATATTACGACAGGCCACCAACAAGACATGGCTCTCTCCATCGATGTCATACCGCACACACTTGACATTTTGCTTCTTCTTACCATCCCTGTAACAGTTTCACAGTTTTGAAGTTAGAATACAGACATCCTTTCTTTGAGGTGACAACACAGTAAAACAGTTGCAAACTGAACTCATGGGTACAACACAAACAACTTACGGTGTGGAGTTATTGATGCCACTGAAAAAGCGGGAAATGTTCGCCCGCTTGTCAGGGCAAATGACTAGATCTTGGGAAGGATTAGCTGACATGAGGAGCGTCATAAGACAGTTGCAACCATCATTTTCTCTATTATCTACATAATCAACGTCCCCAGAATATTCAGCTAGgaaggtcatatcctttatgttgCCATCAGCCTGCACAGTGAAACTGGAaatacatatgcatgtgtcatTTCTAATGAAAGTGTGTACACAACAGAGTCCAGTGTTTTGCTCTCACAATTTGTGTGTATAGTGTCTGACATTGGAACCGTGTGGGGAGTTTTGCGCACACAAATTCCAGTGCCATGCACACGAATGGCAAAATTGGAGACCCACACCACAAACTATGAATTAAATAGACAAGTTTCCAATAAGCAATTAACTGAGTGTAGTGAGTTCAAGATAGTACCCTTCCTGGGAATCAAAGACCACGAGAAGTGGAGGAAATTCGCCTCTTTTTTGCATGGTTCTGCATAGCTGTATACTTTCCTTATCCTCTTTTTGCAGAACCTTGAAAGTCAAGGAGAGCAAAATTAGAACAACAAAACACCAAATGGTTATAATAGAATTTCATCTGAAAGGATTTTCTAACCTGTATACCGCCTACCTCCAATCTTGCCAGATTGGAAGATCTAGGAGCCATATTAGGCATATAAGTAAGTTCATTACTGAACTCTGTTTTGGATGTAGTCAAGGCAGTGGCTAGAGACTCCAGTTGTTTGAGTCTTCTGGCTCCATCTTTAGATGGAACAAATGGCAATATCATCCTCTTCTTCTTGTGCATCACAAGAGAACGCTTCCTTCTCCTTCTAGCACCTAAAAAATGAAGTAAATTACTTGATTTAGTACCATAACAAGCACATCCATTTTTGTACTTAATCTATCTATTTGTTCTCGATACCATTTTTGTACAACCATAAATGATGTAGAAAAGAAAACTACATGATTTGTTTCGTCCACAAGTTACCATTACTACTTAAAATTCATGCAAAACTAACACACACTGAATGTTAGATCCTGACCAATTTCCAGTCGAGATGTGGATCTGGCTAAACTAGCAATGATGGCAGGGAAATGAGCCTGATCACAATCCCTATGAGGCTCTAATCATAACAACTCAATTCTTCCTTAATTCCCTAATGCTTAGACGACCTTTGGTTATATGGCCTAATGGCCATCACCTGGCCGAGGCACAAACTCCGCAACTTCACTGACAAGATGCTAACTTACTAACAATTAAACCCCCAGCAACTCATAACCTGATCTGCCTTAGCAGCTAGTGGACCTTGACCCCTTCTTGTTCCTGGTGTGTTGCTTGCCAATGAAAGTGtctgcaacacttgcatcctccTTGCTCGTTTTGAGCTGGAATGTGGGATAAGTTGACTTGAACTGGCTCCGATGTGGAATCGGCAAGTGGAACGACAATAGAATGTAGCTTGACTTCTATTTCTAACATTTGTAGCACTGCAGCTTTGCTCTTCTGACTTTATTTTGCAAGACAACTAGAATGTAGCTTATGATTGACATGTTGAACATTATACTATCTGATGTTAcagttttaatatattattatttGTACCAATACTACTGAGTGCAACATTTACCATGAGGGCCATTTTGCAGGCCCCTGTCATCGATGATGACATCGCCGCCGCTGCCCTACCTCGCCCGCATGGTACGGCTGTGGTGGGATCGAAGCGGATGAATCTGCCAAGGCGTCGTGCCAACTTGGGCCCTAATGgagggcggcagcggcagccgcCGAGTCGGTGCCAGGCCTCTGCCCACCATAGGGTGCTAGTGGCTGCCCCACAATGCACATCGCCGACAAACGGTGCGAAGAAGACCTGAGCACTTGGTGGAGGGCACAAATCGGCGAGTATAGGCGGGCAGGTAGGTTTGACATGGGCGGGGGCCTTGAAGAGTGGCCTCTGCTGCATCGTGGTACAGGCCGGACGCCCGTTGGCGGCCGTACGAACGAGTGGCGGAGTGAGGCCGCGGAGAGGAAAGCGTTTGGAGCTGTGGCGTAGATCGTGAGGGGATGGGAAATGGTATTGGAAGGGAGTTGCCACGCACGGTGAAGTTACCGTGGGCAGGGAGCGAGGACGCGTGGCAGTTAGCGGTGTCGCGACGATACGGGTACGTCTGAACGGGTAATgaattttttgggtgaacttttTTTTTGCCAGAGGCGCTGGTTTCTCTAGGGGAACATGCGTGTCAGGATGTTATAGGAAACGCTCCGGGCCCACAGTTAACACTTAAATTGCATGCTTTAGATGTACATCCACGGGAGAAGATCTAAGGTGGGTAAGATGTTTTTGGGTGATAGGTATTTTTCAATTCCTTCACTTCTCTATGTATAGATTAGTCTATGCTTCATATTTCTGCAACTACCCCTTTTGCCCCACGTTTATGGATGTGTTTCCGTGTTCTGGTTGGTAATGTGATGTGTGTTGCAGGCCAATCGTTACCCACTACTAGAGAACAGACTTTTGATCATTACTTTTAGTCCCGCTCTAAATTGAGCCCAGGAGTAATAGAGATTTATTTCTAGTTGGAACCACCGATTAGGACTAGAATCTCCTGTCCAACGAATAGTGCAACAGACTTTTGCAGCAGGGACCTTTAGtctcggttggtaacaccaactggGACTAAAAACCACACTTTAGTCCCAGTTGGTGTTAACAACCCGGAGGTCCtctaacttttagtcccggttggtaacatcaACTGGGACTAAATGGTAACCTTTTAATCCCAGTTGAATTCTGTATTAAAAGTCTCCGAcctgggactaaaggtcccccaCGAGTGAATTCAAAGGGAGAGCATCTAAGACATTGTCACATGTGATGTGCAGTTGAGTTGGTAAGGAAGATACGCGCGAGACAAGAGGTCTTGGGTTTGAACCTCAGACACGCAATAGAGGGAGGTCTGCAGGGTTTAAATTATTTTTGAGTTCCCAAGATGGGTTTTAATCCCGATTGCATGACAGGGCATTAAAAGcctggacctttagtcccggttttcCCAATTCCTGGATTTCCAATCCCGATTGGgaaaaccgggactaaaggtgtttCTACACCGGGATTGAAACCCATCTGTCTACCGGTGGCCGTTGCTTGGCCCTATGGTCTATATGATGTTGCTGCCATTTCCCCTAGCTAGCATATGTGATAAATTGGATTTTATTGGCATCAATAACTATGGGCAGATAACTTAAATACTAGCTGTTTAGATAAAGGGTACTTCATTTTCAGGCAGGAGGTGATATCAAGCCCTTGTCTAGAGCTTGTAGACTGATGAGTCTGTCAATCTGGTCATGATATGTTTATCCTGATGAGCTAAATCATATCCTGATTCAGTTTAATGAATCGTAAGTGTTAAAGATACCTTTTATGATTATTGAAATAAAGTTCCTGACGGCGCACCTGTTAGCCATTTATGCTGCATGCTTCTAATAACCAACGAATGGCAAGTGCTCTCATTAATTCATTATGGTCTGTTGTTAAATTAATTTGGAATGAAACATTTCTTACGGCGCATCAAATTGTCTTGACTTGTGATAACTTATTTTTCACTCCTTTTATTTTACATATGGTATCTCTATAGCCTTAACAAAAAATGCACTTGAACTGCAGGTTGGTACTGCTGAGAAAATTACTGTACAAGCTGGGTGTTTGGAGGGACCTGCAAAACGCGCAGCATTTCAGATGAAAAAAAGTATATATTTTTCAGGGCGGTAGATAAACATGGTCAGATGTATGCAGGTATATGTGATTCTTTCCAAAACATTCTGAATTTCTGTTATAGCATTAAATCGACATTATTCATGGGGGCTTGTTTCACTTAAAACAACTTGATAAGTAGGATAACTAAGAACTATTAACTGATTTAAAATATGCCAATGGCTACTGCCTTCTCTTTAGGCTTCTTAGAGTCGAGGGTGATGCTCCATATTAGTTTTTGTTCAGTTGGGTTACATAATCACCAAATGgcatatagaaaaaatatataaaatagaGAGTTTAGTTCATATAAACCGTGGTTGCTATCTCTGCCTAAACATCATGAGCCTCTTATTCTTTAGTGGTCTAGATCATATTCATAGATCATTCTTATTGAGGGAATGACAGTTTGGTCACTGTGAAATGGAAGGCTTATACTTTGGATAATGAACTCACCATGATAATCATTATAGGTGGAGAACAAGTCACCAATATTTAAGCCTTGAGCTTGGACACTATCTTGATGAGTTCATTATCCAAAATATATAAACAGTTCTGTTATTCATATGTAGTTCTTTCTTTTTAACTCTTTGTTAAACTTCACCACTTGGGGTTTGCACCTTGCAGGTGTTAAGCCACTGTGAGACACCCTTCCACCCTTCTTCTACAGTTTGGTGTTACCTTCTTCTACAGTTTGGTGTTTAATTTGGTGAAGGTATGTCAATAATGGAACATCAGCTGTGCTGTTCCATGTAATATTCTGAGGTGTATTTGGCGATATCAGTAGAACAAAATtactgaaaattataggctcccTTTATGTGTTTGTAATTGGCACAATTTATTTTCTCCTGCTTCCTCTACCCCTATATATAACTTTGTCAAGTTTCTTTCTTACATCAATTGATCGTGATGTTTCCATTATATATGATGCAAATGATTTCTCTATATCTTACACATGCTAGCTAAGTGAGTACCCTGTACTATGAACCCAGGTGGATAGATTTCAGAAAAGCATAAATGCAGTCATTATTGTTATTTATCAATTGTTTTTTTATGGCAGTTGCTTGTTTTAAGTGGCATTCTACAATGTTCTTGGGTGTGGTATCATAATGTCACACTATACATGGCACACTGTAACAGAAATTTGGTCACAACCAAATGCACACTCTCCTTCCAGGTCATGAGTGCTCCATGTTCCTTGGAATTATGAGTTGCGATCTACTAGGGAGGTGATTTGGGTTGGGTTGGATTAAGCTGCCAACAAAACACTGTGAAAAAGTAATTACTTACATTTTTTAACACTTTTTGTTGATTCAAGAATAAAACTTATGTATTCTAATGGCTGACATACCAAAGAGAATTGTAAAAGCAGGAATGATTGGATATTTTCTGCAGTATCTTAAAGTGGAGTCAAAATGTATTTAAATGTGATTAATTCCATATCTGTTGCTGTAACAATTGGCGCAATCACATTGCAACCGATGTATATCCGATCCCATTATATTGCAACACAAGGGCatgcatgtttactagtaagtCATAGTCCATACAACCATAAATGACCTAGAAAGTGCAATGCATGATTTGTTTGAACTGCATGCtacttaaaaagcatgtgtcaCTAACCCAGATTAAATGTTTGTCCCATAATGCTTTCACGCCTCTTTCCAGTCATGGTGCAAGAAAGTATGTCGCATTTTAACGTAAACGGCATTCTCTGCTTCCTAGAGTTCCCAGTTCACAGGGGCATATTTGGAGGCAATGCTGCAACTTTCAGCAAGCTATGCACTCAATACAAGTGCACAATCAAACATAGAAGACCCAAAAGAAGTGACTGGCATACTAACAGGAATATTCACTAATCGTCATA is a window from the Sorghum bicolor cultivar BTx623 chromosome 5, Sorghum_bicolor_NCBIv3, whole genome shotgun sequence genome containing:
- the LOC8082071 gene encoding probable Histone-lysine N-methyltransferase ATXR5, whose product is MDDVMRRAAAVDAPPPVANERVYTYYDTVRCETCGSADHEDDLLLCDRCDRGHHTFCLRLIAAQVPVGPWFCPICDPIANAPNSGFLENKTKIFNFFGIKEDEQDAQASESKVSKGARRRRKRSLVMHKKKRMILPFVPSKDGARRLKQLESLATALTTSKTEFSNELTYMPNMAPRSSNLARLEVLQKEDKESIQLCRTMQKRGEFPPLLVVFDSQEGFTVQADGNIKDMTFLAEYSGDVDYVDNRENDGCNCLMTLLMSANPSQDLVICPDKRANISRFFSGINNSTPDGKKKQNVKCVRFDAPANS
- the LOC8082070 gene encoding probable Histone-lysine N-methyltransferase ATXR5, producing MCIVGQPLAPYGGQRPGNDSAAAAAALHQVPKSARCLGRFIRFDPTTAVPCGRRRAAAAAMSSSRTGACKMALMVNVALSSIGARRRRKRSLVMHKKKRMILPFVPSKDGARRLKQLESLATALTTSKTEFSNELTYMPNMAPRSSNLARLEVGGIQVLQKEDKESIQLCRTMQKRGEFPPLLVVFDSQEGFTVQADGNIKDMTFLAEYSGDVDYVDNRENDGCNCLMTLLMSANPSQDLVICPDKRANISRFFSGINNSTPDGKKKQNVKCVRYDIDGESHVLLVACRNIVCGDKLYCNYNGYENAYPTNHFV